In Pseudorasbora parva isolate DD20220531a chromosome 20, ASM2467924v1, whole genome shotgun sequence, a single window of DNA contains:
- the LOC137049890 gene encoding tripartite motif-containing protein 16-like, whose protein sequence is MAEARISQDEFLCPVCLDLLKDPVAIPCGHSYCKICITGCWDQEDQMSVYSCPQCRQTFSPRPALAKNTMLAEVVDKLKKTKLPDDCYAGAGDVQCDVCTGRKHKAVKSCLVCLNSYCQNHLEQHESWFKGKRHNLTEATGRLREMICQTHDKLLEVFCRTDQTCICVLCTMDEHKNHDTVSAAAQRTEKQHQLKETQRSFQQRIQQREKDLQQLREAVEVHKRSAQTAVEDSEKIFTEFIRSIERSRSDATQRIRDQEKTAVSRAEERLERLKQEIKDLKRRDVELEQLSHTLDHIHFLQSFQSLSAPPESTDVNDNLFSSLSSFNGVTESVRQLKDKLEDFCKEELKKISDRVTFTNIVPRTRDDFLKFSQKFTLDPNTAHTHLRLSEGNREITHTDTLQPYPDHPDRFDVYEQVLCRESVCGRCYWEIEWSGGGVRISVSYKSISRKGWGDECWFGYNDQSWSLFCSSSRYSFSHNNTLTKLPVEPISRRVGVCVDPRAGTLSFYSVSGDSMSLIHTLQTTFTHTLYPGFRVCWPGSSVKVC, encoded by the exons ATGGCAGAAGCCAGAATTTCTCAGGATGAGTTCCTGTGTCCAGTGTGTCTGGATCTCCTGAAGGATCCAGTGGCCATTCCCTGTGGACACAGTTACTGTAAGATCTGTATTACGGGCTGCTGGGATCAGGAGGATCAGATGAGCGTCTACAGCTGCCCTCAGTGCAGACAGACCTTCAGTCCAAGACCTGCTTTAGCTAAAAACACCATGCTGGCTGAAGTGGTGGACAAACTGAAGAAGACTAAACTTCCTGATGACTGTTACGCTGGAGCTGGAGATGTGCAGTGTGACGTCTGTACTGGAAGAAAACACAAAGCCGTCAAGTCCTGTCTGGTGTGTCTGAACTCTTACTGTCAGAATCACCTTGAACAACATGAGAGTTGGTTTAAAGGAAAGAGACACAATCTGACTGAAGCCACTGGACGGCTGCGGGAGATGATCTGCCAAACACACGATAAACTCCTGGAGGTTTTCTGCCGCACTGATCAGACGTGTATATGTGTGCTGTGTACGATGGATGAACATAAAAACCACGACACTGTATCAGCAGCAGCTCAGAGGACAGAGAAACAG CACCAGCTGAAGGAGACACAGAGGTCGTTCCAGCAGAGAATCcagcagagagagaaagatctTCAGCAGCTGAGAGAGGCTGTGGAGGTTCATAAG CGCTCTGCACAGACAGCAGTGGAGGACAGTGAGAAGATTTTCACTGAGTTCATCCGCTCCATTGAGAGAAGCCGCTCTGATGCCACACAGCGGATCAGAGATCAGGAAAAGACTGCAGTGAGTCGAGCTGAAGAACGTCTGGAGCGACTGAAGCAGGAGATAAAAGATCTGAAGAGGAGAGATGTTGAGCTGGAGCAGCTTTCACACACACTGGATCACATCCATTTCCTGCAG AGTTTCCAGTCTCTCTCAGCTCCTCCTGAATCTACAGACGTCAATGACAATCTCTTCAGTTCTCTCTCCTCTTTTAACGGAGTGACAGAATCTGTCCGTCAGCTGAAGGACAAACTGGAGGATTTCTGCAAAGAGGAGCTGAAGAAGATCTCTGACAGAG TCACTTTCACCAACATTGTTCCCAGGACCAGAGACGACTTCCTAAAAT TTTCTCAAAAGTTCACTCTGGACCCGAACACCGCGCATACACACCTCCGTCTGTCTGAGGGGAACAGAGAGattacacacactgacacactccAGCCGTATCCTGATCATCCAGACAGATTTGATGTGTATGAGCAGGTGTTgtgtagagagagtgtgtgtggacgCTGCTACTGGGAGATTGAGTGGAGTGGTGGTGGTGTGCGTATATCAGTGTCATATAAGAGCATCAGCAGGAAGGGGTGGGGTGATGAGTGTTGGTTTGGATATAATGATCAGTCCTGGAGTTTGTTCTGCTCTTCCTCCAGATACTCATTCAGTCACAATAACACACTCACTAAACTCCCTGTAGAGCCCATCAGCCGTAGAGTAGGAGTGTGTGTGGATCCCAGAGCAGGAACTCTGTCCTTCTACAGCGTCTCTGGAGACTCGATGAGCCtcatacacacactccagaccacattcacacacacactctatcctGGGTTTAGGGTTTGTTGGCCTGGGTCTTCAGTGAAAGTGTGTTGA